In Fragaria vesca subsp. vesca linkage group LG1, FraVesHawaii_1.0, whole genome shotgun sequence, the sequence CATTGATGCCTTGCTGTATCCTCTGAATGTAAGTTGAATTCTCTATTGTTACTGCATTATAATTCTTACCGGTATTTTAAGTTCTTATCTTTTTATTGCCCTGAACAGCCATTAGATCATTTAGATGTGTCAAAGTGCATAGTTAATAAACAATCGGAAGGAACAACATTTTTCGATTTTTGGTTCTTGAACATTCTGTAGATTGTAAGACTTCAATTAACAAGTTAATTGAGTAAGAGTAACCAAGCTTTACTGTATATCAAGCTTAATTGGTCAACATTATAGTTACTCTGAACTTAAGGTTGGGGGGTTTGCATCAAAATTTATGTTCAGCTGTGCACAAAGATGTTCCCCTTATGTTTTTTTTGGCATTCATAAGACGAGTCTTAAGCTTAAAGCACGAGTTGTACTCCATAAGTCTATCCGCGAAAAGGCTTGTTACTTAGGTTGTTAGCATAAGAATTAGTCTTACAATCAATGTAATGAATGAAGACTACGTTCATGTCCCACACCCGTGAAAATAAGTTGAGCAGCCGGTATCAGATACAACAGCACAAACCCTCGCCGTACAGGCCTCAGACCAATAGAACAGTGGAGGCATAAAAACATAGGTCAGATCCTGCGGAAGATGCTTTTGAAGAGAACACTAATAGGAAGACCCCTTCCTACACCAGTGGAGGTGTAAACAAAACTTTCAGACCGGGGAGCTAAGTCTAAATTTTCAAGTTCAAGTGTACGAAGATTGGAATAGAAACACTATCAGCTTAGAGCGATAACTAACCTTCATCATAAAATAATTTATGAGGGCTCTAGAAGTATACATAGGGTCAATCTGAAGGGCCTGTATATCTCTTCTTGCATGATAATATGGTTCATTTTACAGGACAAGCAACCACAAGAAAAATTAAAGGCCTCAAGAAACTTAGGAGGTAGAATGACATAGTTTTTTTTAAATTTTTTTATTTAAGGAAGGATTCTTGAAAGTTGAAACCATTTAGAAAAGATTCTACGTAATTATATTTTACCGTCATCTGGTGTATGAAAGCTTTCAAGTTTTTGTTCAGTTTTTCAAAATTGGATGTCTCTGGTTGAAATATGATGGGAAATGCTATGCTAATCAGCCCCCGCCCCTTGCCCCTCTTGAATGCTCTGTAATATAGTGAATTTCAATCTTCACATTTCACTAAAAACACAATTCTTGTGGTAATAATTATTGTTCTGTGATTTACAGGGAAGTTTGGTTACTGCTCAAGATGTTTAGTTGCATTTCTCGGAGAGGATAGAGGGTCCAACTCATGAAGAGTCTTTTGTAAAGCTCTACTGTAAAGTAGAAGTGTAATATATAGTAGCCTTCTTAGTTGTCTAGATGCAGTTCATGTAAAATATTTTCTCTTTATCGAAGTTCTATCTTTTTATGTGATGCTCTGTTCAAATCGATTTCTCAAAATCCATGAGAAAAGGTTGTGCTCATTACCAGTTTCACACTTTCACCCCCATATTCTGTTTCTGATTGCTCTCCTTTGGATCATTTATCAAACGCTGAAGCTGGTATGTTAATCAGAACTATCTTTTGTTTAATTTCTGATTTCTTTTGATAAGTCCAGAGAAACGCAAAGAAGCTGGTGAATTTACAGTAGCAACTCTTTTGGTGTATCTAGCATAAAATAAGAAGTAAAATGCGTATGATGAACCTCTTTCAACAAACAGTTGGTCGGCAAATTGTGACTCAACCATGGTCTGATTTGAAGAACAAGTACAGCATACAAGAGAATCTTCGTTAACTATTAGAGAATACAGTAGTATGTTCATAATCCTCAGAGGTCAAGAATATCAAGTATAACCTACGAAATAGTTACAAAGATTCGTAAATAGCAGTTCATAAAATAAAACGTAAGAAAAATTTATATATAGGTAATAGGTCTATAATCAGTAACATTTCAGAGTTCGATTTGTCAAAAACTCTAAGCCATCCAGCTAGCTTCACATTGATCATGCCAAGGCAAATTCTGGGGGTAGGCAAAAGATATTTGCACCATCACCACCATCATCAAGAAAACGCAACCGAGGTAAACCACTGGCATTGCTACCACTACCAATGTCGAACACTCCAATGTTGCTGAATCTTTGTGGCATATGATGATACTTACAATTTACTGGGCAAGGATCATAGAAATAAATACAGTTCCCTTTGCAACCAGGAAAGTCTCGAGCAAGCACAGAGAAGCGGCTGTCTTCACCCACAAACAATATCCGGTCATCCAAAGTCGTCATCTCGACCCATTGTTTCTCATCTGCATTCAACTTGAAAATCTCGAATGCAACACCAACTTCTGAGAGATGCCTACATTCTGTCGTACTGGCCAGATATATAACTAAAAGTAGTTCTCCAAATGACTCCACCAAATATCTCTTGCCGATGCCAATAGGAATATTTCTCCGAATCACAGGAGCACTTATCGGGGTCGCAATCATCTTAGCTGTCAAAGAAGAATCAACCACTATAGTTCTCCCATCAAGGGAGACAACATAGAACTTCCCCTCATGGCAAATAACATCTCCATAGTTGACTGAGGAGGTTAGACTTTTAATTTCCTTGCACTTTGGAATTTCACCATCAACACCTAATTTGCAGTGGTACAATTTTCCACCACCAATCATCATAAGTGCAGGAAAATCAGAATTCAAGGACACTGCCAACTGATAAGCGCAGGGAGAGTGATAAGTTTTCGACAACTCAGATACCCGAAAATCATTTAAGTTCAGTTCCTTTGGTAATAATGGGTTAGGAACCGGGCCTTTCGGGAATGGGGATCCAGAAAGAGGATGTAACATGATAAGAGGTTTCTGCCATGTCTTTTCACTTTCTGTGACCTTAACCAACCAACCCCTTGAATTTGAAGCAGGAGATTGAGGTGCCACATGATAGACTACCCTCATCCTCAGAGGCAAGATTGTCTTCTTAATACGACGTTCTCTTCTCCGGATAGTATAACTGAAATGTACTTTGATAGGTGGAGAATTCCCATTCAGAGGAGAAATAGAGAACCGCCATGATTTACAAACAGCACGGGATCTAGAAACATCAACTTTGGCATCAAGCCGCTTTACAATGCTCTGTAACAACTCAGCTGGGAGATCGCTCCAACATTCAACTCTCTCATTTTCACATGTATCGGATCTTGGTCTTTCAGCCATGATCTGAAATCAACTTTTCACAATTGAGGACAACCTGAGAAAAGACATGCAGCACATAAGAGTGTTTAGAGAATTGGAATTCAAAAGAAGTCATGAATAGCAAGTCTTATGCATTGAACAGGACTCTCCATATCATCCACATGGATAGAAACAATACTTTCCCAAGTGACAACCAAATTGCTTGCCTCATAAGCATTTTTGGGTTTCATAGTGATTTGAGTTTTATCTCACCTCAACTATGGTGAATGTTTACATATGTTAGAAATTGGCCTTTTCAAAGCACCCGTGAAGATTGCTGAATTCTAAGAGTACTGTTATCAATGGTGGTGTACTGGTGTTGCATGAAGGATCGGCCTATTGGTCAAATGAAGTTTGCAAGGAGCTAAAAAAAAGTAGCCTAAGATGACTACATATTTATGTTGAACAGAATCTTTAATTGAAGAAAACAATCCCTGGCATCCACAACTGTAAATTATGGAATAAAACCAATAATCAATCTATGATATATGTCAAAATGGACTTATTCGAAGAGATTTAGACCATATGTTTATACTCAAGTGGGCCTAGACAATGTTGAAAATTAGAAGAGGTGAAGATGTCATTAGTCTGTAAAATATAGCTTCTGCCTTCACCAAAAAGGCAAAAACCGATATATTCTATAGCAACTGTGCTATAATTAACTGAACGAAAACAATATATGATAGAAAACACAGGCAGCTAATAAATAATTTAGAAACAGAAAACACTGATATTTCACAAACCAACAGGAACTAAGAAATATCTTCAGATAAAATTGTAAGCTCCAGTAATGATACAACTAAAACAGAGAAAGGCCTCAGCAAAAGTCTTGTGGATTCTTGAACAGAACAGAGAAAACAATCAACACCAACTACTGCAGCAGAAACAAGACTTGTTCAATCTAGCTTTGAACTTGAACACATTCATTTGTTCTTTGTGCCAATTCAGCTGTAAAATCTTATAGGACTGCTTCAGCACTAATCAACTGCAAGCTGCTCCTTAGATACTTCAAATCATCATCAATTGACATGCATCTGAAATCTTCCAAACCTCTAGAAATTCCAAAGTCAAAAGCTTTGAGCAAATACCAATCACTAATCTGAGCAACATGTATCACTGAGAATTGTTCTTCTTGCATTTTTAGTTGCACAATCATCGATTAAACTGTCATAGTCAAGTTTTTCTAGGAACCCCTTCTCAGTAGAAATCAAAGCTAGTCCATCTAAAACTTCTTGTGACATTGGCGATTGCAAGTAAGAATTCAGTATCTCCAATTTTGAAAAACCACCAGTGGATGTGAACAGGACAGGTATGGTCAGCATAATTCTATAGGCAATGTATGCATTCGGAAGACAGTCCAGCCGATTTATGAAATTTAATATCTCAATGGCTGTCATATTTTCTTCTGGCAACTTCTTCCGTAACCATTGCAGTTCTTCAAATAAGCTGTTCCCATCTACGTCACAAAACTTCTCATGATTGAGAAACATTTCAAGCTGACAACAAGAAGTTTTCAAATGTTTTTCCTCAAATGAATTCAACTTCTCAGAACAAAACAGAAACCCAAAGATGTCCTCATATGCTTGATACTGTGCAAGAGTTCTCTTCAATAAACCAGTCACTTGATCCACAGTGTATAGGAAATACTGAACTCTGAAGGATTCTTCAAGTGATTCAGGAGATGATTGATCGACATTCTTGCCAAAACATTTTCTTCTACGACGTTCACGTGCTTCATCAAACACACAATCAATTTCCATTTCGGTGGCAATATCTTTAGCAACTTTCAATGCCTCTGTAAACCCAACTTCCCGGTACCTTTCAAAAAACTGGATCAGCCTTTTCATTTCAGCTATAGCACTATCAATACACATGTCTTTAGATTGCAAGTATTTGCTAACCACGTCAACAGCAGATAATATATCAAACCAAATGATCATGCCTAATAAGAACCCATATTCAAGATCATATTCTGCTAAAGAATTAGCTTGGGAGACTACTCCGAGGTCAATCTCAGTATCAGCTACTTCAAGCAAAGCTTCTCTTACATCTGAAGCATGGAATCTTATCGCTTTAACACATTCGATGTGACTCTCCCATCGTTTGGTTGACGATGGTTCAAGAGCGAAACCTTTTACATTATCCTCCAAAATTTGCCAACACTTTGTACAATGAGCAAACACTGAATATATGCATTGTATGGATCCAAAAAACCAAAACAGTCTGCTAGAAGGGTCTACCATATCACAAAGAGTTACATTGAGACTACAACAACCCCATGGTGTGTACAATGCTCTTGGATTTATACCTGAAAGCTTTTCTTGTATACCTTCGGCTCTCCCTTTCACCAGAGATCCAATACCATATCCCTGTCCTCTTATATC encodes:
- the LOC101307429 gene encoding F-box protein SKIP23-like, translating into MAERPRSDTCENERVECWSDLPAELLQSIVKRLDAKVDVSRSRAVCKSWRFSISPLNGNSPPIKVHFSYTIRRRERRIKKTILPLRMRVVYHVAPQSPASNSRGWLVKVTESEKTWQKPLIMLHPLSGSPFPKGPVPNPLLPKELNLNDFRVSELSKTYHSPCAYQLAVSLNSDFPALMMIGGGKLYHCKLGVDGEIPKCKEIKSLTSSVNYGDVICHEGKFYVVSLDGRTIVVDSSLTAKMIATPISAPVIRRNIPIGIGKRYLVESFGELLLVIYLASTTECRHLSEVGVAFEIFKLNADEKQWVEMTTLDDRILFVGEDSRFSVLARDFPGCKGNCIYFYDPCPVNCKYHHMPQRFSNIGVFDIGSGSNASGLPRLRFLDDGGDGANIFCLPPEFALA
- the LOC101313258 gene encoding uncharacterized protein LOC101313258, which codes for MNIYDPRNWDNLNAESRDLLVENGPVRDLLMEESPQHKSSVGFRSEFYTRIIANGEKVDRDWPVYSKEFVNEGNWERISALIGESLQKSEFAKEGCGDWGNVGVLIREHERSMAHMFNMTTWKGLRLRLKKDESDERIDNAVFKLEKEHWSSVLLRIIAVVKFLAKNNMTFFETTESMDEEDCGMDEEDCGNLTSFIEMIAEWDYVMQAHIRRIKINEIRHHYLGRNIQELMTALASEIKSAIVRKIKEAKYFSVIVDCAFDAGGEKQTFLILRDVDVSTSPIKVDEYFLEFLNLSNTSEHGPFEQLQNVLKALDLDIDDIRGQGYGIGSLVKGRAEGIQEKLSGINPRALYTPWGCCSLNVTLCDMVDPSSRLFWFFGSIQCIYSVFAHCTKCWQILEDNVKGFALEPSSTKRWESHIECVKAIRFHASDVREALLEVADTEIDLGVVSQANSLAEYDLEYGFLLGMIIWFDILSAVDVVSKYLQSKDMCIDSAIAEMKRLIQFFERYREVGFTEALKVAKDIATEMEIDCVFDEARERRRRKCFGKNVDQSSPESLEESFRVQYFLYTVDQVTGLLKRTLAQYQAYEDIFGFLFCSEKLNSFEEKHLKTSCCQLEMFLNHEKFCDVDGNSLFEELQWLRKKLPEENMTAIEILNFINRLDCLPNAYIAYRIMLTIPVLFTSTGGFSKLEILNSYLQSPMSQEVLDGLALISTEKGFLEKLDYDSLIDDCATKNARRTILSDTCCSD